In a single window of the Cervus elaphus chromosome 1, mCerEla1.1, whole genome shotgun sequence genome:
- the UBE2L6 gene encoding ubiquitin/ISG15-conjugating enzyme E2 L6 isoform X1 — MPRAPRPAGLRTSKRSSSRSPEPIGARASPPPRWPGPGGRSGAERGRGPWGRGPGAGRAETAGRSPVWLVPRSPALGAKMTASKRVAKELEELQKQLPQYLRNLRSEEDDVLVWHALLLPERPPYNLKAFSVCISFPREYPFQPPTVKFTTRIYHPNVDRDGRVCLPIISKKNWKASTRICQVLEALNVLVNQPEPGEPVRLELAEQLIQDPELFDQTAQEFTLQFGVDRPC; from the exons ATGCCGCGCGCTCCCAGGCCTGCCGGGCTCCGGACAAGCAAACGCTCGAGCTCCCGGTCTCCGGAGCCCATCGGGGCCCGGGCGAGCCCCCCTCCTCGGTGGCCCGGCCCCGGAGGGCGGAGCGGAGCGGAGCGCGGGCGAGGCCCCTGGGGGCGCGGCCCCGGGGCGGGGCGCGCCGAGACCGCGGGCCGCTCTCCAGTCTGGCTCGTCCCCCGGAGCCCAGCTCTCGGTGCCAAGATGACGGCGAGCAAGCGGGTGGCGAAG gagCTGGAGGAACTCCAGAAGCAGCTGCCCCAGTACCTGCGGAACCTGCGCAGCGAGGAGGACGACGTGCTGGTGTGGCACGCGCTCCTGCTGCCG GAGAGGCCACCCTACAACCTCAAGGCCTTCAGCGTGTGCATCAGCTTCCCCAGGGAGTACCCATTCCAGCCCCCGACGGTGAAATTCACCACCAGGATCTACCACCCCAACGTGGACAGGGACGGGAGGGTGTGCCTGCCCATCATTAGCAAGAAGAACTGGAAAGCTAGCACCAGGATCTGCCAAG TCTTGGAGGCCCTCAACGTGCTGGTGAATCAACCGGAGCCGGGAGAGCCCGTTCGACTAGAGCTTGCAGAGCAGCTGATACAGGACCCAGAGCTGTTTGACCAGACGGCCCAAGAGTTCACCCTCCAGTTTGGAGTGGACCGGCCCTGCTAA
- the UBE2L6 gene encoding ubiquitin/ISG15-conjugating enzyme E2 L6 isoform X2: protein MPRAPRPAGLRTSKRSSSRSPEPIGARASPPPRWPGPGGRSGAERGRGPWGRGPGAGRAETAGRSPVWLVPRSPALGAKMTASKRVAKERPPYNLKAFSVCISFPREYPFQPPTVKFTTRIYHPNVDRDGRVCLPIISKKNWKASTRICQVLEALNVLVNQPEPGEPVRLELAEQLIQDPELFDQTAQEFTLQFGVDRPC from the exons ATGCCGCGCGCTCCCAGGCCTGCCGGGCTCCGGACAAGCAAACGCTCGAGCTCCCGGTCTCCGGAGCCCATCGGGGCCCGGGCGAGCCCCCCTCCTCGGTGGCCCGGCCCCGGAGGGCGGAGCGGAGCGGAGCGCGGGCGAGGCCCCTGGGGGCGCGGCCCCGGGGCGGGGCGCGCCGAGACCGCGGGCCGCTCTCCAGTCTGGCTCGTCCCCCGGAGCCCAGCTCTCGGTGCCAAGATGACGGCGAGCAAGCGGGTGGCGAAG GAGAGGCCACCCTACAACCTCAAGGCCTTCAGCGTGTGCATCAGCTTCCCCAGGGAGTACCCATTCCAGCCCCCGACGGTGAAATTCACCACCAGGATCTACCACCCCAACGTGGACAGGGACGGGAGGGTGTGCCTGCCCATCATTAGCAAGAAGAACTGGAAAGCTAGCACCAGGATCTGCCAAG TCTTGGAGGCCCTCAACGTGCTGGTGAATCAACCGGAGCCGGGAGAGCCCGTTCGACTAGAGCTTGCAGAGCAGCTGATACAGGACCCAGAGCTGTTTGACCAGACGGCCCAAGAGTTCACCCTCCAGTTTGGAGTGGACCGGCCCTGCTAA